Proteins co-encoded in one Accipiter gentilis chromosome 5, bAccGen1.1, whole genome shotgun sequence genomic window:
- the LOC126039002 gene encoding uncharacterized protein LOC126039002, whose product MCPQLHLALDQLWVLSGRKELDGEEKEEEEEEGSDEDRTSLMLIWPTGSCIANFGGGHSAPEAWGGSWRARQSRRRRRRGLPWPFALCWTLAAAQVPGQASSSCSRTLFGQYLAALCREAGTLPQPIQVNQPGHRVPSSPSGCSIEAVGVPRRSGDRGLGSSHPARSQVWGSALTTAAGRQLLSQATVLLPLLLELLAVLQQEGPLTKAIFHRAASRTAFWELWEALACDADIDLGSQPVLLLAIILKVSASDPQLEELLAGLECSKAQMEPLALQDFLRSIPFKLLVNNLYKDWMAAMQKTRKEEKMEDLKACLQPISSS is encoded by the exons ATGTGCCCACAGCTCCACCTGGCCCTGgaccagctgtgggtgctgagcgGCAGGAAGGAGTtggatggggaggaaaaagaggaggaggaggaggaaggcagtgaTGAGGACAGGACCTCCCTCATGCTCATCTGGCCCACCGGCTCCTGCATTGCCAATTTTGG TGGAGGTCATTCAGCACCAGAAGCCTGGGGGGGCTCATGGAGGGCCAGGCAAAG caggaggaggaggaggagggggttgCCCTGGCCCTTTGCTCTGTGTTGGACCCTGGCTGCTGCCCAGGTGCCAGGGCAGGCaagctccagctgcagcaggacaCTGTTTGGCCAGTACCTGGCAGCCCTCTGCAGGGAGGCTGGCACACTGCCCCAGCCCATCCAGGTAAACCAGCCTGGCCACAGGGTCCCCAGTTCTCCCTCTGGATGCTCCATAGAGGCGGTGGGTGTCCCCAGGCGCTCTGGGGACAGGGGATTGGGCTCTTCACACCCAGCAAGGAGCCAGGTCTGGGGCAGTGCTCTGACCACTGCTGCTGGAAGGCAGCTCCTCAGCCAAGCAACTgtcctcctgcctctcctgctGGAGCTGCTAGCTGTCCTGCAGCAGGAAGGGCCTTTGACAAAGGCGATATTCCACAGAGCTGCCAGCAGGACAGCGTTTTGGGAGCTGTGGGAGGCCCTGGCCTGTGATGCAGACATCGACCTGGGAAGCCAGCCTGTActgctgctggccatcatcttGAAGGTGAGTGCTTCTGACCCACAGCTGGAGGAGCTCCTGGCTGGCCTGGAGTGTTCAAAGGCTCAGATGGAGCCCTTGGCCTTGCAGGACTTCCTCCGAAGCATCCCCTTCAAGCTCCTTGTGAACAACCTTTACAAGGACTGGATGGCAGCCATGCAGAAGACCCGCAAGGAGGAGAAGATGGAAGACCTGAAAGC TTGCCTGCAGCCAATCTCCTCCTCCTGA